In the Mastomys coucha isolate ucsf_1 unplaced genomic scaffold, UCSF_Mcou_1 pScaffold18, whole genome shotgun sequence genome, one interval contains:
- the Topors gene encoding E3 ubiquitin-protein ligase Topors — MGSQPPPPGSPLSREEGEAPPLAPAEEGRRRSRRVRLRGSCRHRPSLLGRRELASSGPAVPATASSEIMASAAKEFKMDNFSPKAGTSKLQQTVPADASPDSKCPICLDRFDNVSYLDRCLHKFCFRCVQEWSKNKAECPLCKQPFDSIFHSVRAEDDFKEYVLRPSYNGSFTNPEVRRFRYRTTMTRERNASLYSPSSTLSRRTTTPPDSGVLFEGLGISTRPRDVDIPQFMRQMALRGPTTTDERSLRKIQEQDIINFRRTLYRAGVRVRSIEDGGRYRDISAEFFRRNPACLHRLVPWLKRELTVLFGAHGSLVNIVQHIIMSNVTRYDLESQAFVSDLRPFLLNRTEHFIHEFISFARSPFNMAAFDQHANYDCPPSSEEGSRSDSSVITISPDEAETQELDVNVSTVRQAPWDDETPGPSYSSSEQVHVGVSSLLNSSDSSDEELVSGGTTSQIQGVQTNDDVNNDSDSSSDNCVIVGFVKPLAERTPELVELSSDSEELGSCEKEEAAKTQEQEQSYSSADSDASRSSSPRSILGKDEHMSKSHCDSDTRRNSKKEEKRSTSLPTPRDSSSTRGDRVCSPSNHRHRKGGRSRSSDSRPQSRSGHDQRNHRKHHGKKRLRSKRSRSRESSSRPRARKDKKRSRTRDSSWSRRSQTLSLSSGSTSRSRSRSSDHGKRRSRSRNRDRYYLRNNYGSKYKWEYTYYSRNKDRDGYESSYRRRTLSRAHYSRQSSSPEVRIQSFSERTNARKKNHSERKYYYYERRRSRSMSSNRSRTASAGPDRVRNEKPGGKRKYKTRHLEGTSEEAQPTREFASKVKDSHYQKSSKLDGNYKNESDSFSDSRSSDRETKHKRRKRRTRSLSVEIVYEGKAMDTSKHHKKKKKKHKRKHKKHHGENITRSPVVITIDSDSDRDTEVKAAVECSHSSLPQPVQEEVLTPSSEGFETKDVVTIEDEVGVLDKECNVTALTDDLNTSQTLENSESPAVSVEQTLDVREESTFASDLESQSSNVSIQTEPSRPLPSPRTSLSSVSPGRDCDLS; from the coding sequence ATAATGGCCTCAGCTGCTAAGGAATTTAAAATGGACAACTTTTCACCTAAAGCTGGCACTAGCAAATTGCAGCAGACAGTACCAGCTGATGCATCTCCTGATTCTAAGTGTCCTATATGCTTGGATAGATTTGATAATGTGTCTTATTTAGATCGCTGCCTACATAAGTTCTGTTTTCGCTGTGTACAAGAGTGGTCAAAAAACAAAGCTGAGTGCCCACTGTGTAAACAGCCCTTTGATTCTATTTTCCATTCTGTGAGGGCTGAAGATGACTTCAAGGAGTACGTCCTCAGGCCTTCCTATAATGGTTCCTTTACCAACCCTGAGGTTCGAAGGTTTCGCTACCGGACAACCATGACAAGAGAACGGAACGCCTCTCTTTACTCACCCAGTAGTACTCTAAGTAGAAGAACAACCACGCCTCCAGACAGTGGAGTGCTGTTTGAAGGTTTAGGTATTTCCACAAGACCTAGAGATGTTGACATTCCTCAGTTTATGAGACAAATGGCATTAAGGGGGCCAACTACTACAGATGAGAGATCTTTGCGGAAAATTCAAGAACAAGATATTATTAATTTCAGGCGAACTCTTTATCGTGCTGGTGTTCGAGTTAGAAGTATTGAAGATGGTGGCCGCTACAGGGATATTTCAGCTGAGTTCTTCCGTAGAAATCCAGCTTGCCTTCACAGATTAGTTCCTTGGTTAAAACGTGAACTTACTGTTCTTTTTGGAGCCCATGGTTCGTTAGTCAATATTGTCCAGCACATCATCATGAGTAATGTTACTCGCTATGATTTGGAGAGTCAAGCATTTGTGTCTGACTTAAGACCATTTTTGCTTAATCGAACTGAGCATTTTATACATGAATTTATCAGTTTTGCTAGATCTCCCTTCAATATGGCAGCTTTTGACCAGCATGCTAATTATGATTGCCCTCCTTCATCTGAAGAAGGCAGCCGTTCTGATTCTTCAGTCATTACAATATCACCAGATGAAGCTGAAACTCAAGAGCTAGATGTGAATGTATCTACTGTTAGGCAGGCACCATGGGATGATGAAACTCCTGGACCATCGTATTCAAGTTCAGAGCAAGTGCATGTTGGTGTGTCTTCCCTTTTAAACTCTTCGGACAGTTCAGATGAAGAACTTGTCTCTGGAGGAACCACATCTCAGATACAAGGAGTACAGACTAATGACGATGTAAATAACGACAGTGATTCATCATCAGATAATTGTGTCATTGTTGGGTTTGTTAAGCCACTAGCTGAAAGGACCCCAGAACTTGTTGAACTGTCTTCTGATTCTGAGGAGTTGGGCTCTTGTGAGAAAGAGGAAGCAGCGAAGACACAAGAACAAGAGCAGTCTTACAGTTCAGCTGACAGTGATGCTAGTCGGTCTTCATCTCCGCGGTCCATCCTTGGAAAAGATGAACACATGAGTAAAAGCCATTGTGACTCTGACACAAGAAGAAACtcgaagaaagaagagaaacgaTCTACATCCTTGCCAACTCCCAGGGACAGCTCATCTACAAGAGGTGACAGGGTGTGTTCCCCATCTAACCATCGacacaggaagggaggaagatcaAGGAGTTCAGATTCACGTCCCCAGAGTAGAAGTGGACATGATCAGAGGAATCATAGGAAGCATCATGGGAAGAAAAGATTGAGGAGTAAGAGATCCAGAAGTAGGGAGAGTAGTAGCAGACCTAGAGCGAGAAAGGACAAGAAGAGATCAAGAACTAGAGATAGCAGCTGGTCAAGAAGAAGCCAGACACTTTCTCTTAGTAGTGGAAGCACCAGTAGATCAAGGTCTCGTAGCAGTGATCATGGCAAAAGAAGATCACGAAGCAGAAATCGAGATCGctattatttaagaaataattatggAAGCAAATATAAGTGGGAATATACTTACTATAGTAGAAACAAGGACAGAGATGGTTATGAATCATCATACAGGAGGAGGACTCTTTCAAGAGCCCATTATTCTAGACAGTCTTCAAGTCCAGAAGTTAGAATTCAGTCTTTTTCTGAAAGAACAAATGCTAGGAAGAAGAATCACAGTGAACGGAAATACTACTACTATGAAAGGCGCCGATCAAGGAGCATGTCCAGTAACAGGTCGAGGACTGCATCAGCTGGGCCTGACCGGGTGAGAAATGAAAAGCCTGGAGGGAAGCGGAAGTACAAAACCCGGCATTTGGAAGGCACTAGTGAAGAGGCTCAACCGACTCGGGAGTTTGCTTCCAAAGTGAAGGACAGTCATTACCAAAAATCATCAAAATTGGatggaaattataaaaatgagaGTGACAGCTTTTCAGATAGCAGATcatcagacagagagacaaaacacaagaggaggaaaaggaggacacGGAGCCTAAGTGTAGAGATAGTTTATGAAGGAAAGGCTATGGACACAAGTAagcaccacaaaaagaaaaagaagaaacataagaGGAAGCATAAGAAACACCATGGAGAAAATATTACACGGTCGCCAGTAGTTATAACCATCGACAGTGATAGCGACAGGGATACTGAAGTAAAGGCAGCTGTTGAGTGTAGCCACAGCAGTCTGCCACAGCCTGTTCAAGAGGAAGTCTTGACTCCTTCCTCGGAAGGATTTGAAACTAAAGATGTTGTCACGATAGAAGATGAGGTTGGTGTCCTGGACAAGGAGTGCAATGTTACAGCACTTACTGATGACTTGAACACCAGCCAAACTTTGGAGAATAGTGAATCACCGGCAGTCTCAGTTGAACAGACTCTTGATGTAAGAGAAGAAAGCACCTTTGCCTCTGATTTGGAGAGCCAGTCCAGTAATGTGTCTATTCAGACTGAACCATCGAGACCATTGCCATCTCCGCGGACCTCATTATCGTCAGTGTCTCCTGGTAGAGACTGTGATCTGTCATAA